One Rossellomorea aquimaris DNA window includes the following coding sequences:
- the clpP gene encoding ATP-dependent Clp endopeptidase proteolytic subunit ClpP yields MKEEARMNTIPYVIEQSSKGERSYDIYSRLLKDRIIMVSDEVNDQMANSIVAQLLFLAADDPEKDISLYINSPGGSTSAGFAIFDTMNYISPDVRTICTGMAASFGAMLLLAGTKGKRFALPNSEIMIHQPLGGARGQATDLEISAKRILKLRQHINEIIAEKTGQPVEKVALDTDRDYFMSAYEAKEYGIIDEIIEKK; encoded by the coding sequence ATGAAGGAGGAAGCAAGGATGAATACAATACCTTATGTCATTGAACAGTCAAGCAAAGGGGAACGATCCTACGATATCTACTCACGATTGTTAAAAGACCGGATCATCATGGTGAGTGATGAAGTGAATGACCAGATGGCAAACAGCATCGTCGCCCAACTATTATTTCTGGCTGCAGACGATCCGGAGAAAGACATTTCCTTATATATCAACAGCCCGGGTGGCTCTACTTCAGCAGGGTTCGCCATCTTTGATACGATGAACTATATAAGTCCCGATGTTCGAACAATCTGTACCGGAATGGCGGCTTCCTTTGGGGCGATGCTGCTGCTTGCAGGGACAAAAGGTAAACGTTTTGCCTTACCAAACAGCGAAATCATGATACATCAGCCTCTGGGTGGTGCCCGTGGGCAGGCTACAGACCTTGAGATTTCAGCAAAGCGGATTCTGAAGCTAAGACAGCACATCAACGAAATCATTGCAGAAAAAACGGGCCAGCCCGTTGAAAAAGTTGCCCTTGATACCGATCGTGATTATTTCATGAGTGCGTATGAGGCGAAGGAATATGGGATTATTGATGAGATTATCGAGAAGAAATGA
- a CDS encoding ATP-binding protein, with protein sequence MRSLYVRIVVVTLLIMMTSSVIAFIGSNLYYQHILKPANDEKNTEIAKDIVDLYNAASMDAPVFFQKTAKLSYQFYVTDGKAPGTFYGEDFRDRNLSPEIVENVVNGSTYHGIRNYPSTTFVTGFFSNELTNSIGVPIEIDGKSHAMFMRPNVKQQFNEIHILLSVLLLFTILLSMLIVFFSTRYLVKPIRELTNATKKIAGGEYSIQLNESRKDEIGTLARSFTSMSRQLMQMENMRQEFVSNVSHEIQTPLSSMKGYANLLLSPSLSEEDREHYLKVIESESTRLSKLSKQLLTLASLDKDNGLIKHEPINMAQLLHGLMRQTRWLWERKDLAVSIQADDVTYNGHEELIYQAFENLLANSIKYTPPGGEINLYLQKHHRGFRFIIQDSGIGIPPEHQEKIFERFYKADSSRSKEKDSSGLGLSIVKKIITLHHGEIHVESKTNKGTTFTVTLP encoded by the coding sequence ATGCGCTCCCTTTATGTACGGATTGTCGTCGTCACCCTTCTAATCATGATGACGAGCAGTGTCATTGCTTTCATTGGGTCGAATCTTTACTATCAGCATATTTTAAAGCCTGCCAACGACGAAAAGAATACTGAGATCGCGAAAGACATCGTTGATTTATATAATGCCGCTTCAATGGATGCTCCTGTTTTTTTTCAGAAAACAGCGAAGCTCAGCTATCAATTTTATGTAACAGATGGCAAAGCTCCCGGAACATTCTACGGAGAGGACTTTCGTGACCGAAACCTTTCTCCAGAAATTGTAGAAAACGTTGTGAACGGCTCCACTTATCATGGAATTAGGAATTATCCATCTACCACATTTGTGACTGGATTTTTCTCAAACGAATTAACCAACAGCATTGGTGTTCCGATTGAAATTGACGGAAAATCCCATGCCATGTTCATGAGACCCAATGTGAAACAACAGTTTAATGAAATTCATATTCTTTTATCTGTCCTGCTTCTTTTTACGATACTGCTCAGCATGCTGATCGTTTTCTTCAGTACCCGCTATCTTGTGAAACCGATACGGGAATTGACCAATGCCACGAAGAAAATTGCCGGTGGTGAGTATTCGATTCAATTGAATGAAAGCCGCAAGGACGAAATCGGCACCCTTGCCCGGTCCTTTACATCCATGAGCCGGCAGCTGATGCAGATGGAGAATATGCGACAGGAGTTCGTTTCAAATGTATCACATGAAATCCAAACGCCCCTGTCCTCCATGAAGGGCTATGCCAATCTGCTTCTCTCCCCTTCCTTGTCGGAAGAGGATCGGGAACATTACTTAAAGGTGATTGAATCAGAAAGCACCAGGTTGTCGAAGCTGAGCAAGCAGCTGCTGACCCTCGCTTCTCTCGATAAGGATAATGGATTGATTAAACATGAACCCATTAACATGGCACAATTGCTCCATGGTCTCATGAGACAAACACGATGGCTGTGGGAAAGAAAAGACCTCGCTGTGTCCATCCAAGCCGATGATGTGACGTATAACGGTCACGAAGAGTTGATTTATCAGGCATTTGAGAACCTGTTAGCCAATAGTATCAAATACACTCCCCCAGGGGGCGAAATCAACCTGTACCTCCAAAAACATCACAGGGGGTTCAGATTTATTATTCAAGATAGCGGAATCGGAATTCCTCCTGAACACCAGGAAAAGATATTTGAACGTTTTTACAAAGCGGATTCCTCACGAAGTAAAGAAAAGGATAGCAGCGGCCTTGGCCTTTCCATTGTCAAAAAAATCATCACCCTTCACCATGGTGAAATCCATGTTGAGAGTAAGACCAATAAAGGAACCACCTTTACGGTGACTCTTCCTTAA
- a CDS encoding ABC transporter permease, protein MFLAWKEMRHAKMKFLLIIGIITLITSLVLSISGLANGLSVDNASAIKNMPADTYVVEAGDTHQLERSQLTKQDTSSIKGGSPLGLKMVEINKEGRTVNVSLFAVDPDSAFMPISTDLPKLAPYEVLADPSLKEEGLEIGDSFAYEDKKWIVKGFTEKRFSYGHTPAIFTSLETWEDLFEDSLTYQAILFTNEGSIDTPSEMDIASKEDILSNVPGYSAEQGSLNMMVIFLLIISAIVLATFFYVMTLQKLHQYGVLKAIGTKAGILLRALFAQISTLTIAGIVAGNVVTYGLTLVIPAGVPFELSINMIVFNSALILLMAWIGSLLSFRSIVTVDPLQAIGSVK, encoded by the coding sequence TTGTTTCTGGCATGGAAAGAAATGCGTCATGCGAAGATGAAGTTCTTATTAATTATTGGCATCATCACATTAATCACAAGTCTGGTTCTATCAATTTCGGGACTTGCAAATGGATTATCGGTGGATAACGCTTCGGCTATAAAGAACATGCCTGCTGATACCTATGTTGTGGAAGCGGGCGACACTCATCAGCTTGAACGATCACAGTTAACAAAACAAGATACTTCTTCTATAAAAGGGGGATCTCCTCTTGGTCTGAAAATGGTGGAGATCAACAAGGAAGGCAGGACCGTAAATGTAAGCCTGTTTGCCGTTGACCCCGATAGTGCTTTCATGCCAATTTCAACAGATCTCCCGAAGCTCGCACCCTATGAAGTGCTTGCCGATCCGAGCCTGAAGGAAGAAGGGTTAGAGATAGGAGATTCATTCGCCTATGAGGATAAAAAATGGATAGTTAAGGGATTTACTGAAAAACGATTCAGCTACGGGCACACGCCGGCCATTTTTACATCTCTAGAAACATGGGAGGATCTTTTTGAAGATTCGCTCACATACCAAGCCATTCTATTTACTAATGAAGGATCGATAGACACGCCTTCTGAAATGGATATCGCGTCTAAAGAAGACATTCTATCCAATGTGCCCGGCTACTCTGCAGAACAAGGCTCACTGAATATGATGGTGATCTTTCTACTCATCATATCAGCGATTGTCCTAGCCACTTTCTTCTATGTCATGACCCTGCAAAAGCTTCACCAATACGGTGTTCTAAAAGCGATCGGGACGAAAGCGGGCATTCTTCTCCGTGCACTATTCGCGCAAATCTCCACCCTTACCATCGCAGGTATCGTTGCAGGGAATGTCGTTACCTATGGACTTACATTAGTGATTCCTGCAGGCGTACCTTTTGAATTATCGATCAACATGATTGTATTCAACAGTGCATTAATTCTACTGATGGCGTGGATCGGTTCACTCCTATCCTTCAGAAGCATTGTGACTGTGGATCCATTACAAGCAATCGGGAGTGTGAAATAA
- a CDS encoding DMT family transporter → MSDRNKGILLLLLSAFGFSLMAAFVKLSGDVPTIQKTFFRNIVSAFIAFGFVRYHKERLFGKKENQKLLLLRSSLGAVGIVLFFYAIDHLVLSDADMLNKLSPFLTIIFSAIFLRERTRVFQVVAIIIAFIGTLFIIKPAFSFDTIPYLAGVFSAIFAAGAYTVLRVLGSREKFYTVVFYFSFFTTVVLLPFVIGFYEPMSVKQWIYLLSAGVFATVGQFGITIAYKFAPAREISIFFYSTVVYSAMISIFLFGQIPDVLSVIGYIIIFAASFYMFLKNNQAAKRQEA, encoded by the coding sequence ATGTCAGATCGAAATAAAGGAATACTCCTGTTACTTCTATCAGCGTTTGGTTTCTCACTGATGGCGGCGTTCGTGAAGCTGTCAGGAGATGTGCCGACGATTCAAAAAACATTTTTCAGGAACATCGTTTCTGCATTTATCGCATTCGGTTTTGTCCGTTATCATAAGGAGCGCTTATTCGGTAAGAAAGAGAATCAGAAGCTGCTGTTGCTGCGCTCCAGTTTAGGTGCTGTCGGGATCGTCTTGTTCTTCTATGCAATTGATCATCTGGTGCTATCCGATGCAGATATGTTGAACAAGCTCAGTCCGTTCCTGACCATCATTTTCTCTGCTATTTTCTTGAGGGAGAGGACCCGGGTGTTTCAAGTGGTGGCCATCATCATTGCTTTTATCGGGACACTGTTCATCATCAAGCCTGCATTTTCCTTCGATACGATCCCTTATCTAGCAGGGGTTTTCTCGGCTATTTTCGCAGCAGGGGCATATACGGTCCTTCGTGTGTTAGGGAGCAGGGAGAAATTTTATACGGTAGTCTTTTACTTTTCTTTCTTTACGACGGTTGTGCTTCTCCCGTTCGTAATTGGCTTTTATGAACCGATGAGCGTGAAACAGTGGATCTATCTGTTATCCGCAGGCGTATTTGCGACAGTTGGTCAGTTTGGAATCACGATTGCCTATAAGTTCGCACCGGCAAGAGAAATATCAATCTTTTTCTATTCAACCGTCGTGTATTCCGCCATGATCAGCATCTTCTTATTCGGACAGATACCGGATGTGTTGAGTGTCATCGGGTACATCATCATCTTTGCTGCTTCGTTTTATATGTTCTTGAAAAATAATCAAGCAGCCAAAAGGCAGGAAGCATAA
- a CDS encoding SRPBCC family protein yields the protein MVDVFTDITIRCPHQKVSEYAADPDNAPEWYVNIDSAEWLTNQPLSIHSQIAFKAKFLGRELSYVYEIKEYSPGEKLVMKTANGPFPMETTYTWEAVDDQLTRMTLQNKGNPTGFSKWMTPLMSTMMKKANKKDLKRIKEILEN from the coding sequence ATGGTAGATGTTTTTACAGATATCACAATTCGCTGTCCACATCAAAAGGTATCAGAATATGCAGCTGACCCTGATAACGCACCAGAGTGGTACGTCAATATTGATTCAGCCGAATGGTTAACGAATCAGCCCTTGTCCATTCATTCCCAAATCGCATTTAAAGCAAAATTTTTAGGCAGGGAACTATCCTATGTATATGAAATAAAAGAGTACTCACCAGGGGAAAAACTTGTCATGAAAACAGCGAACGGCCCGTTCCCTATGGAAACGACCTATACGTGGGAAGCGGTTGATGACCAGCTGACAAGGATGACCCTTCAAAACAAAGGGAATCCCACTGGTTTCTCAAAATGGATGACTCCACTTATGTCCACCATGATGAAAAAAGCGAATAAGAAGGATTTAAAGAGAATTAAGGAGATACTGGAGAATTAA
- a CDS encoding ABC transporter ATP-binding protein, with translation MTAILELNDVSKTYEQGSERLTVLDHVSMRVNPGEFGAILGPSGSGKSTLLSIIGALTSPSSGEVKMNGRNVHNLNEKEQTSLRLKEIGFIFQQSNLVPFLTVEEQLMFVGKLNKQGDSLRKRAGELLSHLGLAERCSHYPEQLSGGEQQRVAIARALMNEPRLILADEPTASLDQARGKSVVELLAKETKERNIATIMVTHDETMIGDCDWVYRMT, from the coding sequence ATGACAGCCATTTTAGAGCTAAATGATGTGAGCAAAACATATGAACAAGGAAGTGAGAGGCTGACGGTTTTGGACCATGTGTCCATGAGGGTAAACCCAGGTGAGTTCGGTGCCATATTAGGACCTTCCGGATCGGGAAAGAGTACACTTCTTTCCATCATAGGAGCCTTAACCAGTCCGTCAAGTGGCGAAGTGAAAATGAATGGGCGAAACGTCCACAATCTAAACGAGAAAGAGCAAACATCCCTCCGCCTCAAGGAAATCGGCTTTATCTTTCAACAATCAAACCTGGTTCCTTTTTTAACGGTGGAAGAGCAATTAATGTTTGTAGGAAAGCTGAACAAACAGGGGGACAGTCTTCGGAAACGAGCAGGGGAATTATTGTCCCATCTCGGATTGGCAGAACGATGCTCCCATTACCCTGAACAGCTTTCAGGTGGCGAACAGCAACGGGTTGCCATCGCCCGTGCCCTCATGAACGAACCGAGATTGATTCTTGCAGATGAACCCACTGCAAGCCTGGATCAAGCACGCGGTAAGTCAGTGGTGGAACTTCTCGCCAAGGAAACGAAGGAAAGAAATATCGCCACCATCATGGTGACACATGATGAAACCATGATCGGGGATTGTGATTGGGTGTACCGGATGACGTAA
- a CDS encoding AraC family transcriptional regulator, with the protein MEMLHRMNDCIQYIEDNLDGEVRMEELARLSLSSKFHFQRLFSLVTGYTVADYVRKRRLTLAAQELINQNAKVIDVAFKYGYETPESFSKAFRKAHGVSPSQVREAGTSLKAFPRISFQIQLKGEVEMDYKIVDKEAFQVIGKGKRVSTCNGENLKDIPAFWDEVNTTDLDKLICEAAGNNEMLGICMEFDHPNEEFTYFIGAEKKSEEDGSLEVKEIPAATWAVFESVGPMPHAIQGVWKRIYSEWFPSTGYEHGGGPEFELYPPGNPNDENYRCEIWIPIMKK; encoded by the coding sequence GTGGAAATGCTGCACAGGATGAATGATTGCATTCAGTATATAGAGGACAACTTGGACGGGGAAGTCAGGATGGAAGAACTTGCCCGGTTGTCACTCAGTTCAAAGTTTCACTTTCAAAGGCTGTTTTCTCTTGTAACCGGGTATACAGTGGCTGATTATGTCCGGAAGAGAAGGCTAACATTAGCCGCCCAGGAACTGATCAACCAGAATGCAAAGGTCATTGACGTTGCTTTCAAGTACGGATATGAAACACCGGAATCCTTCTCGAAAGCCTTTCGGAAGGCCCATGGAGTTTCGCCGTCCCAAGTAAGGGAAGCTGGAACCTCCTTGAAGGCATTTCCGCGAATATCCTTCCAAATACAGCTTAAAGGAGAAGTCGAAATGGATTATAAAATTGTAGATAAAGAAGCATTTCAAGTGATTGGAAAAGGAAAAAGAGTTTCTACCTGTAACGGTGAGAATTTGAAAGACATCCCTGCATTTTGGGATGAAGTGAACACGACTGACTTAGACAAGTTGATTTGTGAAGCTGCAGGAAATAACGAGATGCTCGGGATCTGTATGGAGTTTGACCATCCCAATGAAGAGTTCACCTATTTTATCGGTGCGGAGAAAAAGAGTGAGGAAGATGGTTCATTGGAGGTAAAAGAGATTCCGGCTGCAACCTGGGCAGTCTTTGAATCTGTTGGTCCGATGCCACATGCAATCCAAGGAGTATGGAAGCGAATCTACTCTGAATGGTTTCCCTCTACCGGGTATGAACATGGCGGAGGACCGGAGTTTGAATTGTACCCGCCTGGAAACCCGAATGACGAGAATTATCGTTGTGAGATATGGATTCCGATTATGAAAAAATAA
- a CDS encoding serine hydrolase translates to MKIAFIIVGICIVIGIGVIVAARHYLTKEDPEYLLNYLKNHNNSSLTVFRNGQNVTAIRENIMFPLASTVKIMVAIEYAKQCDEGKLDPSKKVSLEELDQYYIPNTDGGAHESWIHYSKEEGLLRDGSSTLENVVKGMILFSSNANTEYMMNLLGIDNINKVREEMKMEDHEPLYPSSSAMLIPAYIKNKYPAYSENQIENKLRKMSKEEYIDLSHSIFTSLSNGEKHIYIENRHMDRSIQKIWSDRLTKSTTAEYAEIMGKLNSKTYFTKGTQERLDKVMEGIMENPKNQEWLKHAGQKGGSSLFVATNAAYATDRDGNSTEIVFFANDLEEVERQKVVNNLNGFNLKILRDEDFRKKLEEL, encoded by the coding sequence ATGAAGATTGCTTTCATTATAGTTGGTATCTGTATTGTCATTGGAATCGGTGTAATCGTGGCAGCTAGACACTATTTGACCAAAGAAGATCCAGAATATCTATTAAACTACCTAAAGAACCACAATAATAGCAGCTTAACCGTATTCCGGAACGGACAAAACGTAACTGCTATCCGGGAAAATATAATGTTCCCGTTGGCAAGTACGGTGAAAATCATGGTTGCAATTGAGTACGCCAAACAGTGTGATGAAGGAAAATTAGATCCATCAAAAAAGGTGTCATTAGAAGAATTAGATCAATATTATATTCCTAATACAGACGGAGGAGCACATGAAAGCTGGATTCATTACTCTAAAGAAGAAGGGTTGCTTCGAGACGGGTCATCAACCCTGGAAAATGTTGTGAAAGGCATGATTTTATTCAGCTCCAATGCTAACACCGAATATATGATGAACCTACTGGGAATCGACAACATCAATAAAGTACGGGAAGAGATGAAAATGGAAGACCATGAGCCTCTATACCCTAGCAGTTCAGCCATGCTGATCCCCGCCTATATAAAAAATAAGTATCCTGCTTATTCAGAGAATCAGATAGAAAACAAACTGAGAAAGATGTCTAAAGAAGAGTACATCGATCTTTCCCATAGTATTTTCACTTCATTATCAAATGGAGAAAAGCATATATACATTGAAAACCGTCATATGGATAGGAGCATTCAGAAAATATGGTCAGACAGACTGACGAAAAGTACGACGGCTGAATATGCAGAAATCATGGGAAAACTGAATTCGAAGACGTATTTTACAAAAGGAACACAGGAAAGATTGGATAAGGTGATGGAAGGAATAATGGAAAATCCTAAGAACCAGGAATGGTTAAAGCATGCTGGGCAAAAAGGAGGGTCTTCATTATTCGTTGCCACGAATGCTGCATACGCAACAGATAGAGATGGAAACTCGACGGAGATCGTTTTTTTTGCCAATGATCTCGAGGAAGTGGAACGTCAAAAGGTCGTAAACAATTTAAACGGATTTAATTTGAAAATATTGAGAGATGAGGATTTCCGAAAAAAGCTGGAAGAGTTATAA
- a CDS encoding response regulator transcription factor, with amino-acid sequence MISILVVDDDPHLRKLIRVHLEQNGYLVTEAQDGDAASVILEAQSIDLAIVDLMMPNKDGFQLAKEIREYYDIPIIILTAKDSLADKAKGYEAGTDDYMVKPFEKEELLFRVQAILRRFHRAASQKIRLNEMILDKRSYEVKDGLKTIILPLKEFELLYYLATFPNRTFSREEIIQQVWGMDFEGDDRTIDVHIKRLRERFRHSDDFLITTVRGVGYKLEVT; translated from the coding sequence ATGATTTCAATACTTGTCGTGGATGACGATCCCCATTTACGTAAGCTTATACGTGTTCATTTAGAGCAGAATGGCTACTTGGTTACTGAAGCACAAGATGGGGACGCAGCTTCTGTCATTCTTGAAGCACAGTCGATCGATTTGGCGATTGTCGATCTGATGATGCCGAATAAGGATGGTTTTCAATTGGCAAAGGAAATCCGGGAGTACTACGATATCCCGATTATTATTTTAACCGCCAAAGACAGTCTTGCGGATAAAGCAAAGGGCTATGAAGCCGGAACCGATGATTATATGGTAAAGCCCTTTGAAAAAGAAGAGCTGCTCTTTCGTGTACAAGCGATCCTGAGGAGATTTCACCGTGCAGCTTCCCAGAAAATCCGTCTCAATGAGATGATCCTCGATAAACGATCATACGAAGTGAAGGACGGATTAAAAACCATCATTCTTCCTCTTAAGGAATTTGAACTATTATATTATTTAGCAACCTTCCCTAACAGAACCTTTTCACGGGAAGAGATCATTCAGCAAGTATGGGGAATGGATTTTGAAGGGGATGACCGAACGATTGATGTCCATATCAAGAGGCTCCGTGAACGGTTCCGTCATTCCGATGATTTCTTGATAACCACTGTTCGTGGAGTCGGCTATAAATTGGAGGTGACCTGA
- a CDS encoding sigma factor-like helix-turn-helix DNA-binding protein, which yields MQTRSGLKKNEGQPNDEVMEELVPKLYRYCYFLTKSKWDGEDLAQESICKALSHYPAQQWRSSLLNKIAYHLWVDKVRRQSKESIGGVPEVKAEDFPKEGISLETIEKLSRKMTPKQLVTFVLKEAFQFKISEVADVLGMTETAVKALLNRSREKLKKYSDDEDVSGVQTYWSETLQEELNAILYRSLMAQDPSLLLAYIPILLAHAPAQGQFVRTSGSPSSVLSLAA from the coding sequence ATGCAAACGAGGTCTGGCTTAAAAAAGAATGAAGGACAGCCAAATGATGAAGTCATGGAAGAGCTTGTTCCCAAGCTCTATCGATACTGCTATTTTCTGACGAAGAGCAAATGGGACGGTGAGGACTTGGCTCAAGAGTCCATCTGTAAGGCACTTAGTCATTACCCTGCTCAACAGTGGAGGTCTTCCTTACTTAATAAAATCGCTTATCATCTATGGGTGGATAAAGTCCGCAGACAGAGTAAGGAATCGATTGGCGGAGTCCCGGAAGTGAAGGCTGAAGACTTTCCTAAAGAGGGGATCAGTCTTGAAACCATAGAGAAGCTTTCGAGAAAGATGACCCCCAAACAGTTAGTCACCTTTGTTTTGAAAGAAGCGTTTCAATTCAAGATTTCTGAAGTGGCAGATGTTCTGGGGATGACGGAAACCGCTGTGAAAGCCTTGCTGAATCGATCGAGGGAAAAGCTGAAAAAATACTCCGATGATGAAGACGTAAGCGGGGTTCAAACCTACTGGAGTGAAACTCTTCAGGAGGAGTTGAACGCGATTTTATACCGCAGCCTGATGGCGCAGGATCCCAGTCTTCTTTTGGCATACATTCCAATCCTGCTTGCACATGCCCCTGCCCAAGGGCAATTTGTAAGAACGTCTGGCTCTCCTTCAAGCGTCCTCTCACTAGCTGCATAA
- a CDS encoding beta-carotene 15,15'-monooxygenase yields MVLRETKLAKWAIALLGVVLLSNLLLYQPVVQRFLSIELESGVVIGSLLDLMVISPVLAYAAFKLSKKQVVGLMVFGLVLARFIIPEELFAPFTILLYSGIGLEVLFLAAELGLIFFAIRKFPEIRSAMRSSGVGPIFSFLPVVEKKVTTHILIRILSSEVLMVYYALFSWCRKPAVHDGAVTMHHKTSAVAMNIMLIHAVVIETIGIHWWLHSKFPILSFILLILNVYTVLLFIAEIQITRLHPLEVKNGHLYVTQGLMQRMEFPLNQIGKIEWGKEADKEALVFMHKDFEEIHPQVVLSLKEPVEATMFMGRKQVVSEVALRVDEPEKLKVLLEKRNS; encoded by the coding sequence ATGGTCCTGCGTGAAACAAAATTAGCCAAATGGGCGATTGCCCTGTTAGGTGTCGTTCTCCTTAGCAATCTATTATTGTATCAACCCGTTGTTCAACGATTTCTTTCGATTGAATTGGAAAGTGGGGTAGTCATAGGATCTCTATTGGATTTGATGGTTATTTCCCCGGTCCTTGCCTATGCCGCGTTTAAACTGTCGAAGAAGCAAGTAGTTGGGTTGATGGTATTCGGCCTGGTTTTAGCCAGATTTATTATTCCTGAAGAATTATTTGCACCGTTTACCATCCTGCTATATTCAGGGATAGGATTGGAAGTATTATTCCTGGCAGCAGAGTTGGGACTTATCTTCTTCGCCATTCGAAAATTTCCCGAAATTCGATCTGCCATGAGATCATCTGGAGTAGGACCGATCTTTTCTTTCCTTCCTGTAGTAGAGAAGAAAGTGACCACACATATTCTGATCCGGATTCTTTCCTCAGAGGTGTTAATGGTTTACTATGCTCTATTCAGCTGGTGCCGTAAACCGGCTGTCCATGATGGTGCTGTAACAATGCATCATAAGACCAGTGCCGTTGCCATGAACATCATGCTCATCCATGCCGTCGTGATAGAGACGATCGGTATCCACTGGTGGCTTCATTCCAAGTTTCCGATTCTGTCTTTCATTCTCCTGATTCTGAACGTTTATACCGTTCTATTGTTTATAGCTGAAATTCAGATTACCAGACTGCATCCGCTTGAAGTGAAAAATGGTCATCTTTATGTGACGCAAGGATTGATGCAACGTATGGAGTTCCCCCTTAATCAAATCGGAAAAATCGAATGGGGAAAAGAGGCGGACAAAGAAGCACTCGTTTTCATGCATAAAGACTTTGAAGAGATTCATCCACAAGTCGTTCTATCTTTGAAGGAACCAGTGGAAGCCACGATGTTTATGGGGAGAAAACAGGTGGTATCGGAGGTTGCCTTGCGAGTGGATGAACCGGAGAAGCTAAAGGTATTGTTAGAGAAAAGGAATTCATGA
- a CDS encoding SRPBCC domain-containing protein, with product MKDELSTLFKALGHPIRREILDLLKQSARTTGELNEHFPEVTRYAIMKHLTILEEGNLVVVKREGKYRRNYLNAVPLQEMHNRWVGKYMESTANSLLKLRALAENKGGEEGMEQSKVFRIEQEVMIDAPRDQVFKALTEQAGDWWEFKLAPEGVSSQFTFDPVPGGQFIERWRENEGALWGAVYYVNAPEEIRLHGHLGMQGAVNSAYTYRLVEKGESTLLHLSHAASGVIEDDWEEKHSEGWKYLLGTLLKNYVESK from the coding sequence ATGAAGGACGAACTTTCCACTTTATTTAAGGCGCTGGGGCACCCGATAAGAAGGGAAATCCTGGACCTGTTGAAACAGTCAGCAAGAACAACCGGTGAGCTGAATGAGCATTTTCCCGAGGTGACTAGATATGCGATCATGAAACATTTGACGATCTTGGAGGAAGGAAATTTGGTGGTGGTGAAGCGGGAAGGCAAGTATAGACGGAATTATCTTAACGCGGTTCCACTGCAGGAAATGCACAATCGGTGGGTAGGAAAGTATATGGAGTCTACCGCCAATTCGCTGTTAAAGTTACGGGCATTGGCAGAAAACAAAGGGGGAGAAGAAGGAATGGAACAAAGTAAAGTTTTTCGTATTGAGCAAGAAGTGATGATAGATGCACCAAGGGATCAGGTATTTAAAGCGTTAACCGAGCAAGCGGGGGATTGGTGGGAGTTTAAATTGGCTCCTGAGGGAGTAAGTTCACAATTCACATTCGATCCTGTACCTGGCGGGCAATTCATTGAGAGATGGCGTGAAAATGAAGGGGCTCTGTGGGGAGCGGTGTATTACGTAAACGCTCCGGAAGAAATCCGTCTTCACGGGCATCTTGGCATGCAAGGCGCAGTCAATAGTGCTTATACGTATAGGCTCGTTGAAAAAGGTGAATCCACTTTACTTCATTTATCCCATGCTGCTTCAGGAGTCATCGAAGACGATTGGGAAGAAAAACATTCTGAAGGATGGAAATATCTGCTTGGCACACTTCTGAAAAATTATGTTGAATCGAAATAA